GAAACCTTCAAGGAAGACACTTGGAAAACTCAGCATTGTGATATTCTCAGCAAGATTTGACCATTCCCGCAGCAGGCGAAACGTTTTCCTGTGGCATTAGCACGCTAGTGGGCGGAACCCACGGCACAGGCCAAGTACAAACCGCCCCGATGATCCGCCGTTACGACGACACCGCCTACGCCGCCCATGGTAACTATGGCGTTCATTATGATTTAACGCTGCCGCTATATAATCCCACCACTGAAACTCAGATGGTGAATGTTGCTCTAGAAACACCGATTAAGCAAAGCGCAACCAATGAAGCTCTCAGATTTTTTGAACCCCTACCAACCGCCACTTTTTTCCGAGGCACAGTTCAAATTAGCTATAAAGATGACGCAGGTTTACCCCGCACCAAATATTTTCATCTCGTCCAAAAACGCGGTCAGCAGGGCGAGCCTTTAGCCACCTTTGCAATGCCAGCCGGCGATCGCCGCTTTGTCAATGTCCAGTTGCGCTATCCCCCCGATGCTACCCCGCCCCAAGTTTTAACCGTTTCCACACAAGTATCGCCCTAGGAAAAGTAATTAAGATTAAATTTTTTAACACTATTCTTGGCTTTATTTTCTCCATATCATTACCTATCAAGAAAAGCCTGAATCCTTGGGTTTTGGCATGGAGGTAGTATCTCCTAAAGATTGAATACGTAGCCAACCTTTGCGCCAAAAGAAAAACAATAAAATCACAGTAATTCCGCCCATCACACCTAAACAGAAAACATAACCATATTGCCAATCTAGTTCGGGCATATTCCACTTAGATGTCTCCCGATTAAAGTTCATGCCATAAATACCGGCAATAAAAGTTAGTGGGATAAAAATTGTCGAAATTACGGTGAGTAATTGCATCACTTCATTCATTTTATTGCTGACCGAAGAAAGATAAACATCCATTAGGCTGGAGGCTAATTCTCGATAGGTTTCAATTACGTCGATCAGCATCACTGTATGGTCGTGGCAATCCCGAAAATATTGCAAAGTTTCTGGCTGAATGAGGCTGCTATGCTCGCGGATTAAAACACTCAGGGCATCCCTTTGGGGCCAAATGGCACGGCGCAAAGCTAATAATTCTCGCCTAACTTGGTGAACCTCGGTCAGGGTTTGGGGCGTGGGAGAAATAACCACTTCGTCTTCTAAATCTTCGATGCGATCGCCGATCATTTCCAGCACCGGAAAAAAGCCATCAATCACCGCATCCCAGAGGGCATAGGCTAGAAAATCAGCTCCCCGTTTACGGATAGACCCTTTGTTTTGTTTTAGGCGATCGCGGATACTTCCAAAACTATCTTCCTCATCCTCTTCTTGCACAGTTAAAAGATAGTGTTCCGAGAGAATAAAACTCACTTGCTCTAACCGAAATCCTTGGCGTTTGGGCTGAATAACGACCATCTGAATAATGATTAATAATTGGTCTTCATATTCCTCTAGCTTTGGGCGTTGGGGGATATTAAAAATATCTTCTAAAATCAGCGGGTGTAACCGAAAAACATCACCTAGCCGCTGAAAAATATCGGGGTCACCCACGCCGCCAATATCAACCCAAGACACCGATACTGTGTTTAAATGTTGGCTGCATTCTTCCGGGGAAATATGATCTGCCCTGAGCCAATTTTCTGGATCATAATCAATCAATGAAATTTGAGGCGAGGTAGAATCTTGGTCAACGGACAAAGTGCCGGGCATTGTGCCGGGAGAGTGATAGGAGTAATTGAAAAAATCTTGGGCTTCTGCCGCTCGTTTTGACGGCGATCGCCACTTTTTGAAAGGATTAATCTTCATTTTTAGCCAATAAAAAAACGGAACCATAACTAAATGATTCCGTATTATCTGTGTAGAAATAAATATTTTTAGACTAGAGCGTCTTCTCTAACCAGTTTATCCCAACCCAAATCCTTAATACTTTCGTTCCGACGCATCGGACGAGTCACTAGCTCAAGGATATCGCGGGCATTAGTAAAGCCATGAATCTGAGCAAAAGTGAATTCCACCGACCACTTCGTATTAATGCCTCTAGCTTCCAAAGGATTCGCGTGGGCCATACCCGTAATCACAAGATCAGGCTTCAGTTCATTAATACGTTGAATCTGATTATAGTTGTCTGGCTTCTCCACAATGCGGGGAATCGGTGCGCCCATTTCTTCACAAGTTTGCACAAGGAAATCGAGCTCCGCTTTTTGGTAACGCTTATCCATGTAGGGAATACCAATTTCATCCACGGTCATGCCACAACGAATGAGGAATCTAGAGAGGGACACTTCGAGCAAATTGTCACCCATAAAGAAAACGGACTTACCGCGAATGAGCTGTAAATAATCTTCTAAGCTCTCCCAAATTTGGGCTTCTCTTTCGGCTAAACCTTGGGGTTCGATACCCAACACAGAACAGATTTTCTCGACCCAAGCGCGGGTTCCATCGGGGCCAATGGGGAATGGTGCGCCAATGAGTTTACACTTGCGGCGACGCATCAAAGTTGTAGCGGTGCGGCTGAGGAAAGGATTTACCCCCGCGACAAAATAGCCGGGTTTAACGACAGGCAGCTCTGTGTAGAGTTTGGTGGGAAGCCAACCAGAAACTTCGACACCTTGCTTTTTTAGTTCGTGGGAAAGGTTTGTCGCAACGGGATCAGGAAGTGAACCGAACAGGATCAACGGATCATGCTTAGGCACTACGGGAGTCGGAGCAGCTTCTTCTTCTTTTTTCAGACCCAAACTTAAGAGTTTCTGGAAGCGAGTTGCATTTTCCTGCTCTTCGACTTTGACAGGGGCTGGCTCTTCAGTGGGGCAGCGGTTTGCCATGGCAGCGAGAACCGTATCTTCCCCTTGGGTAAAGGCATAATCTAAGCCGTTAGCGCGGGCAACTACGATGGGAATGCCAATTTCTTGTTCAAGTCTTGGGGAGAAACCTTCGAGATCCATTTTGATGATCTCGGTGGTGCAAGTCCCGATAAACACAATCACACTGGGGTTGCGATCGCGCTTAATTTGTTCGCATAATCTTTTTAGTTCGTCGTAGTCGTTGAGTTTGGCGGAAATATCACTTTCTTCGAGTTCTGCCATCGCGTACCGTGGCTCTGCAAAGATCATTACTCCCATGGCGTTCTGGAGGAAGTAACCGCAGGTTTTTGTGCCAATAACGAGGAAGAAACTATCTTCAATTTTTTGGTACAGCCACGCAACGCAGCTAATGGGGCAAAAGGTATGGTAATTGCCGCTTTCGCATTCAAAGGTTACAGCTGGTTTTTCTTGGGCAACAGTCATAGAAATCTCCTTAGATACAACTTCGAGCAATTGTTTTTAATGAGTTGTTTTGAATGGGTTTTGAGAGAAATATTTTTTCCAAGTCTGGTATCTGGGAGCAAATAAGTCCGACTGCTGCTAAGGGGAGCGATCGCCCCCTAAATATTTCTGGGGGCAAATCCTACAGGTGGTTGTGGCTGTAATTCTTGAAAAATTATTCAGCGGGAGCAGGAGCCGTAACTTTTGGTGGCGGAGCGATAATGGGTTTTGCTGCAGCACCAGACGACTGGAGGTTTGTCAGTTCTCTTGTCGGGTCAAAGTTTAAGCCGACAACATCAACGACGGTGTCATAGTTCGCGTGGACTAAGAAGAAGTGGTAAAGAATCTCTGCGAGGCGAGGTTCCATGGAACTTACTGCACCGATCACAACAGAACCTTGGGGACGACGACCGCCGTCGGGGGTTTCGACAAATTCGCCACCATCCATGAGGAGCTTTAGCCATTCATGGTTATTTTCGTAATAGTCCAACCATTTGGTTTTAATGCTGGGTTTGATTTGTTCAAAAAAGCTCACGGCTTACTCCTCGTCTAATCAACTACAAACTATGGATTAAAGGTTTATGGGGGAGAGGTTTTAGTCCCATCTTCAAATATGATTCTGATTTTGGGAAGAAAGTTTACTCTGGATCAAAATTTAACCCAAGTTCATGGTTTCTATTGAAGTACAGGCTGGGATTTTCTCAACAAGTTACAAAAATGTTGTTTTTTAACTGGGTGGCGATCGCCGTTTTATTTCCCTAGACCATCATCAGATCAAGCTCATCTTCTTTCTCCTTGGGGGGATTGAGATAATAATCCGACAAGAGGCTAAACAGTTCACGATCCGGCGATTCACTAGGCACGACACCCTCAGGAGCAGCGAGGACTTGGTCAGCAATATTTAAATAGAAATCGCAAACATAATCCAACATGGGATCTTTCTCGGCCATCTCAAATAAAGTCTTGCCTTTCACTCGCGATACACGAATGTCTTCGATGAGAGGCAAAACTTCTAGTACTGGCATGGGCACATGGCTGACATACTTTTCGATGAGGTCACGCTTTGAGGTGCGATTACCGATTAGACCAGCTAAACGTAGGGGATGCGTCCGTGCTTTTTCCCGTACCGAGGCTGCGATCCGATTCGCTGCGAATAATGCATCAAAACCATTGTCAGTAACGATGAGGCAGTAGTCTGCATAGTTCAAGGGAGCTGCAAAACCACCACAAACCACGTCGCCTAGGACATCAAAGAGAATGACATCGTATTCGTCGAAAG
This sequence is a window from [Limnothrix rosea] IAM M-220. Protein-coding genes within it:
- a CDS encoding DUF3370 family protein codes for the protein MTIPAAGETFSCGISTLVGGTHGTGQVQTAPMIRRYDDTAYAAHGNYGVHYDLTLPLYNPTTETQMVNVALETPIKQSATNEALRFFEPLPTATFFRGTVQISYKDDAGLPRTKYFHLVQKRGQQGEPLATFAMPAGDRRFVNVQLRYPPDATPPQVLTVSTQVSP
- the corA gene encoding magnesium/cobalt transporter CorA, with amino-acid sequence MVPFFYWLKMKINPFKKWRSPSKRAAEAQDFFNYSYHSPGTMPGTLSVDQDSTSPQISLIDYDPENWLRADHISPEECSQHLNTVSVSWVDIGGVGDPDIFQRLGDVFRLHPLILEDIFNIPQRPKLEEYEDQLLIIIQMVVIQPKRQGFRLEQVSFILSEHYLLTVQEEDEEDSFGSIRDRLKQNKGSIRKRGADFLAYALWDAVIDGFFPVLEMIGDRIEDLEDEVVISPTPQTLTEVHQVRRELLALRRAIWPQRDALSVLIREHSSLIQPETLQYFRDCHDHTVMLIDVIETYRELASSLMDVYLSSVSNKMNEVMQLLTVISTIFIPLTFIAGIYGMNFNRETSKWNMPELDWQYGYVFCLGVMGGITVILLFFFWRKGWLRIQSLGDTTSMPKPKDSGFS
- a CDS encoding ferredoxin:protochlorophyllide reductase (ATP-dependent) subunit N encodes the protein MTVAQEKPAVTFECESGNYHTFCPISCVAWLYQKIEDSFFLVIGTKTCGYFLQNAMGVMIFAEPRYAMAELEESDISAKLNDYDELKRLCEQIKRDRNPSVIVFIGTCTTEIIKMDLEGFSPRLEQEIGIPIVVARANGLDYAFTQGEDTVLAAMANRCPTEEPAPVKVEEQENATRFQKLLSLGLKKEEEAAPTPVVPKHDPLILFGSLPDPVATNLSHELKKQGVEVSGWLPTKLYTELPVVKPGYFVAGVNPFLSRTATTLMRRRKCKLIGAPFPIGPDGTRAWVEKICSVLGIEPQGLAEREAQIWESLEDYLQLIRGKSVFFMGDNLLEVSLSRFLIRCGMTVDEIGIPYMDKRYQKAELDFLVQTCEEMGAPIPRIVEKPDNYNQIQRINELKPDLVITGMAHANPLEARGINTKWSVEFTFAQIHGFTNARDILELVTRPMRRNESIKDLGWDKLVREDALV
- a CDS encoding DUF5331 domain-containing protein; the encoded protein is MSFFEQIKPSIKTKWLDYYENNHEWLKLLMDGGEFVETPDGGRRPQGSVVIGAVSSMEPRLAEILYHFFLVHANYDTVVDVVGLNFDPTRELTNLQSSGAAAKPIIAPPPKVTAPAPAE
- the bchL gene encoding ferredoxin:protochlorophyllide reductase (ATP-dependent) iron-sulfur ATP-binding protein, translating into MTMTLAVYGKGGIGKSTTSCNISVALAKRGKKVLQIGCDPKHDSTFTLTGFLIPTIIDTLQEKDFHYEDIWPEDVIYKGYGGVDCVEAGGPPAGAGCGGYVVGETVKLLKELNAFDEYDVILFDVLGDVVCGGFAAPLNYADYCLIVTDNGFDALFAANRIAASVREKARTHPLRLAGLIGNRTSKRDLIEKYVSHVPMPVLEVLPLIEDIRVSRVKGKTLFEMAEKDPMLDYVCDFYLNIADQVLAAPEGVVPSESPDRELFSLLSDYYLNPPKEKEDELDLMMV